From Pseudomonas hormoni:
TGATGGTCAAGTGCAGGCCGGGCTGTGCATCCGACAGCGGCGGCTCTTCGGCCAGGGCCTTGAACTTGCGCGTGGGCTCCCCTTCGCCCGGACTGATCGCGACATAGTTACCGGAGACCAGAGTCTCCAACCCCGTGATACCGGCCAGGGTCACGCTCGGTTTGACGAGCCAGAAACGTGTGCTGGTGCGCAGGTATTGCTCCACGTCCTTGTTCATCTCGACGGTGGCAATCACCCCTTTGGAGGCGCCTTCGTCGTCAAGCGTGAGGGTTTTTACCTTGCCGACCGACATGCCTTTGTAAACGATTTCAGTCTTGTTGGCCTGAATGCCTTCACCACTTTCGAAACGCACCTGAATTTCGATGCCGGTTTCGCTGTACGCACGCCAGCCGAGCCAGCCGCCAATGATCAGGGCGATCAGGGGCAACACCCAAATGGCGGACCAGTTCGAGGCCGGTCGGGTTTTCGCTGTAGGCAAATCAGTCATAGTCGTCGTCCGACTCCGTGTTATCCCAAATCAGTCGGGGATCGAAAGTTACTGCAGCCAGCATCGTCAGAATCACCACACTGGCGAAAGCGATGGCGCCAAGATTGGCTTCGACGCTGGCAAGCCGTCCAAAATTCACGACCGCCACGAGGATGGCGATCACAAAAATATCGAGCATCGACCAGCGGCCGATGAACTCGATAAAGCGGTACATCCAGATGCGTTGACGTGCCGAAAGTGGCTGGCGGCGCTGTACTGAAAACAGCAGCAAGGCAATGCCCACCAGCTTGAACGTCGGTACCAGAATACTGGCGATAAAAACCACGGCGGCGATGGGAATCATGCCGTGCTGAACCAGCTGGATCACACCGGACATGATGGTGCTGGGATCGCCCTGACCGAGAGAGCTGACCGTCATGATCGGCAGCACGTTGGCCGGGATGTAGAGCAGCGCGGCCGTAACCAGCAGCGCCCACGTGCGCATCACACTGTTCGGGCGGCGCGCGTGAACCAGCGCACCACAACGAGTGCAGACCTGCTCGTCGGTGTCAGCGTCCTGCTTGTTCAACTCATGGCATTCGGTACAAATCAGAATGCCTGCATCAATCGCCCGCATGGGCATCCTCTCCTGATAAAGCCTGCCAGATCTGATGAGGCGACATCACAACCTCCAGCCAAACCTGGACCAACAACAAACCGATAAAGCACGCCAGGCCGAGACCAACAGTGATTGCTGCCATATCTGCCAGTTTGACGATCGCTACCAGAACGCCCATGAGGTAAACCTCGAGCATCCCCCAGTCTCGTAGATGGTGATAAATCCGATAGAGCAGCAAACCGTAACTACGGCCGATATCAAAACGAATACTCAGCAGCACGGCCAGTTGGCAGAGTAGCTTGAGTAGCGGAATTCCCATGCTGCACAGAAACACGATGACCGAAACACCTTGCATCCCGGTATCGAACAGGCCCACAACACCGGTCCAGACAGTGTCTT
This genomic window contains:
- a CDS encoding paraquat-inducible protein A encodes the protein MRAIDAGILICTECHELNKQDADTDEQVCTRCGALVHARRPNSVMRTWALLVTAALLYIPANVLPIMTVSSLGQGDPSTIMSGVIQLVQHGMIPIAAVVFIASILVPTFKLVGIALLLFSVQRRQPLSARQRIWMYRFIEFIGRWSMLDIFVIAILVAVVNFGRLASVEANLGAIAFASVVILTMLAAVTFDPRLIWDNTESDDDYD
- a CDS encoding paraquat-inducible protein A, producing MPDPVDASGLSELPLDDLVACHECDLLMRKPELAHGEKALCPRCGYELYAHRHNVVQRSLALVIAALLLYIPANFLPIMQLNLLGQSSQDTVWTGVVGLFDTGMQGVSVIVFLCSMGIPLLKLLCQLAVLLSIRFDIGRSYGLLLYRIYHHLRDWGMLEVYLMGVLVAIVKLADMAAITVGLGLACFIGLLLVQVWLEVVMSPHQIWQALSGEDAHAGD